The DNA sequence GCCAGACGAAGCCCTTCTGCTTGACCTCGACCTCGAAGCGGGTGGAGAGGGCGTTCACGACCGAGGATCCGACGCCGTGCAGACCGCCGGAGACGGCGTATGCGCCGCCGCCGAACTTGCCGCCGGCGTGCAGGATCGTCAGCACGACCTCGACGGTCGACTTCGTGGGGTCGGACGAGTGCGGGTCGACGGGGATGCCGCGGCCGTTGTCGATCACGCGCACGCCGCCGTCTTCGAGCAGCGTGACGAGGATCGTGTCGGCGTATCCGGCGAGGGCCTCGTCGACCGAGTTGTCGACGATCTCGTACACGAGGTGATGCAGACCGCGGGGTCCGGTCGAGCCGATGTACATACCGGGTCGCTTGCGGACCGCCTCGAGACCTTCGAGGATCTGGATCGAGTCGGCGCCGTACTCACCGGGCTGCTGAGCCTTCGGTGCCGGGGTGCCCGCGTTCTCGGGGATGCCTCCGTCGGTCGATTCCGTCTCGTCAGCAGGGGATTCAGGCGTCATCAGCGGGCAGTCTCCACATCGATATGTCGAACTCCCAGTCTAGCGGGCTTTCGATGCGCAATGCGGCTCAGAGGCCGCGTGTGGCCCTCTGAGCGTTCCAGACCCCTTGCATGGTGCCCTACCCGTAGGTATCGCGTGGGCCCCGTCCTGGAACGACTCTGGGACCCCATTTCCAAGAGGGTACGTCCGGTCCGATGAAGCGGAGGTTCTCGACCCCGGCATCCGGATACCGTCTCCCGATCTCCGTGAGGATGGTCCCGCGCATGTACTGGAGGTTCTTCGCCCAGGCCGTCGAGTCGCACTTGACCGTGAGCAGACCGCGTTCCAGCGAGACGGGCTCGGAGTGCTTCGCCGTGTCGGCGCCGGCGAGATCGCCCCACTGCCGCACCAGATCCTCCCGGGCGAGCGTCGTCTGCCAGCCCGAGTCACGGCTGAGCTTGTCGAGCACGGCTCCGAGCGAACCGGGATCGCGTCCGGGAGTGAAGGGGGCGTTGTCGTCGTCGGTGACGACGCGCCGCTTGCGCTTCCAGTTCTTTGCGCTGGGCTGGAGCCCACGCAGACGCAGATACGTCGCGACCGTCTCGGGGGCGTCGGATGCCGGAGCGGTCGCCGCATCAGTCATCGTCGGCCTCCTCTCCGGTCTCGGGTGCTGCGGGCGCGTCCTCCCCGGGCGCGGCGTCTCTTTCATCGCTGATGGTGCCGGCCGTGATCCGCACCACGTGAGCATGCAGCACCTCGGGGATATCCTCCTCCACCGCGGCGGTGACGACCACCTGTTCGTAGCCGGCCGTCAGCGAGGCCAGCCGCTGCCGACGATCGGCGTCGAGCTCGGCGAACACGTCGTCGAGGATCAGGACGGGATCCCCGGCAGGGGATTCGCTGCGGAGCAGCTCGGCTGAGGCGAGCCGGAGCGCGAGCGCGACCGACCAGGATTCCCCGTGCGACGCGTAGCCCTTCACCGGAAGACCGCGAACCCGCAGGATCAGGTCGTCGCGATGCGGCCCGGTGAGCGTGAGACCGCGGTCCAGCTCCTGGGTGCGCTTCGCGAGCAGCGACGCCCGGAACATCTCGGCGCACTTCGCGAGGCTCAGCGATCCGTCATCGTCGATGAGCGTCGCCGCCTCGCCCTCTTCGGGGTCTCCGCCCCTGATGGAGAGTGCCCATTCGAGCTGCGGCTGGTGGTCGGCGCCGGCGATCGCGGTGTAGGCGTCGCTCACCGGCTGCTGCAGATCGGAGGCCAGCCGCTGGCGCGCGGCGATGATCTCGGATCCCAGTGCGACGAGCTTGTCGTCCCACACGTCGAGCGTGCTCAGCGCGTCACCTCGGATTCCCCGGGCGCGGGCGGATTTGAGCAGGGCGGTGCGCTGCTTGAGCACCCGATCGTAGTCGGCGAGCACGGCTGAGAGCCGAGGCGTGCGCTGGATGAGGAGCTGATCCGCGAAGCGGCGGCGGGACGAGGGATCTCCGCGCACGATCTGCAGATCTTCCGGGGCGAACAGCACGACGTGCGCGTAGCGGGGAAGCTCGCTCGTCTTCGAGGGGGAGCCGTTGATGCGGGCCTTGTTGGACCCCTGCCGGTTGAGCTGCACCTCGGCGAGCACGCGACGCTCTCCGTGGGAGAGTCGCGCGCGGATGATCGCGTACTCCTTGCCGTCGCGCACCATGGGGGCGTCGGACGACACCCGGTGCGATCCGAGTGTGGCGAGGAAGACGACGGCCTCGGCGAGGTTGGTCTTGCCCTGGCCGTTCCGGCCGACCAAGACGTTGGGGCCCTTGTGGAGAGCGAGCTCGGCGGTCGCGTAATTGCGGAAATCCACCAGACTCAGATGCTCCACGATCACGGAGTCAGCCTACCTTCGGCCTCCGACAGCGGCCCGTCGGCGAGGGGGATCAGCGGAGCAGCAGGTTCGGCTGCAGCAGGTACTTGAACGAGTCCAGACCGGCCTGGTCGACCGAGGTCTGACTCGTGATCAGCACCGGGCTGAGCTTGTTGGCGTTGTCGCTCGACGTGAACGTCACGCGCACGAACTCGCTCTTCACCGCGCCGAGAGCCTCGATCAGGTACTGCGGGTTGAGGCCGAGCGTGACCTCGTCGCCTCCGGAGAGGATCGCGTCGACCGATTCGGAGGCCCTGGCGTGCTCGCTGCCCGACGCGTCCATCGTGACGCTGTCGCTCGAGAACGTGAAGCGCAGCGGGGCGGCGCGGTCGAGCACGAGCGACACACGACGGACGGCCTCGACGAGGTCGGCGGTGTTCACGACCGCGTAGTGGTCGGTCTGCTCGGGGAACAGACGGCGCACCGGCGGGAAGTTGCCCTTGATCAGGAGCGACGTCACGGTCTTGTTGCCGGCGGTGAACGCGATGATCTCGCGGTCGCCCGCTCCCGAGAACGCGACCTGGATCGTGCCTGCGTGACCGAAGGTCTTGCCGACCTCGAGCAGAGTGCGCGCCGGGACGAGGGCGGTGCTCTCGACGGTCTCGCCGTCCCACGGCACGTCGCGCAGCGACACCCGGTAGCGGTCGGTCGCCACGAGGCTCAGGCTCTGACCCGAGACCTCGAGCTGCACACCGGTGAGCACGGGGGTCACGTCGTCGCGGGACGCGGCGAAGCCGACCTGCGAGATCGCGGTGCCGAAGTCATCGGCCGGGACGACGCCGGAGGAACCGGAGACCTCGGGGATCGAGGGATATTCCTCGACGGGCATGGCAGCGAGGGTGAAGCGCGCGGATCCGCAGGTGACGGTGATGCCGCCGTCCTCCTCGACTGCGATCTCGATCGGAGCGTTCGGGAGGCGGCTGGCGATGTCGGAGAGCAGCCGTCCGTGCACGAGGATCGTGCCCGGCGTCTCGACCGTCGCCTCGATGGTCGTGCGCGCCGATGCCTCGTAGTCGAACGCCGAGAGGGTCAGACCCGCGTCATCCGCCTCGATGAGCACTCCGGCCAGGATCGGCTGCGGGTTGCGCTGCGGCAGGAGCTTGACGACGAAGGACACAGCCTCGCTGAAGACATCGCGGTTGACCTGAAACCTCACGGGTGCTCCCTTGTCGTCGTTCTGTGACGCGTCGTGATCGGTCCTGCCAGTGCAGGGCTTCCCATGCTAGCCCCACAGATGCTCCGATCCCTACGCCCGTGTGATTCGACCGGTTCGTCGGAGTTTCCCCACCCTCTGGTGATCGGATCGCCCTTGATTCGAATTAACTTCTTAACGGTGTTAACGCCTGTGGATACTGTGGATAAGTCGGTGGAAAGCAGACGCGAGTAGGGAACTACACGTCTGTGACTTGTGGAATCCCTGAGGAATCCGCGGATGGATGGCATTCGCTCGTCGGTCTTCGCTCGAGGGGTTATCCACAGGTCGGCGGGTTTCCCCCACATCCGTCCCGATCTCGACCGCCGTCATCCACAAGTTATCCACATGTGCAAAAAGGCATCGAACGGATGCCGGAAACGGCACGCACGGGACGAGAAGAGGGGTGCAGCGTCCTCACGGACCCTGCACCCCTCTATCCGAGGCGACGCGCTTCAGCGTCGACCGAGCTGCGTGGTGATCTCGGTGACCTGGTTGTAGATCGAGCGACGCTCCTTCATGAGCTCGCTGATCTTCTTATAGGCGTACATCACGGTCGTGTGATCGCGGTTGCCGAACAACTGCCCGATCTTCGGCAGCGACAGGCTCGTGCGCTCGCGGCACAGATACATGGCGATCTGCCGTGCGGTCGCGATCTGCTGCGAGCGGCTCGAGCCGTAGAGGTCGTCGACCGTCAGCTTGAAGTACTGAGCGGTCGCCGTGATGATGTCGGTCGGCGAGATGACGTTGTCCTCCGCCGTGTCGACGATGTCGCGCAGCACCGTCTGCGCGAGCGAGATGTCGAGCGCCGAGCGGTTGAGGCTCGCGAAGGCCGAGACGCGGATCAGTGCGCCCTCTAGTTCGCGGATGTTCGACGACACCACGGTCGCGATGTACTCCAACACCTCGTCGGGGATGTGCAGCGCCTCGCTCTGCGCCTTCTTGCGCAGGATCGCGATACGGGTCTCGAGGTCCGGTGCCTGCACGTCGGTGATGAGGCCCCACTCGAAGCGGCTCCGCATCCGGTCCTCGAAGCCGGTGAGGTGCTTGGGGGCGACGTCACTCGTGATCACGACCTGCTTGTTGTGGTCGTGCAGAGTGTTGAAGGTGTGGAAGAAGGCCTCCTGCGTCTCGGCACGACCCTGCAGGAACTGGATGTCGTCGATGAGGAGGATGTCGACGTCGCGATAGCGGGCCTGGAACGCGGCGCCGCGGTTGTTGGCGATCGAGTTGATGAAGTCGTTCGTGAACTCCTCGCTCGAGACGTACCTCACCTTGACGCCCGCGTAGAGGGACTGCGCGTAGTCGCCGATCGCGTGGAGGAGGTGGGTCTTGCCGAGCCCGGAGTCACCGTAGATGAAGAGCGGGTTGTAGGCCTTCGCCGGCGCCTCGGCCACGGCGACCGCCGCGGCGTGGGCGAAGCGGTTGGACTGACCGATGACGAAGTTGTCGAAGGTGTACTTCGGGTTCAACCGCGACTCGTGGCGCATCGGCGTGGGCGCCTGCTCCATGGGCGACTCGATGCGCACCTGCTCCTGACGGCCGAAGTCGGCGACGGCGATCGGCGCGGTCGGCTGCTCGGCCAGCTCGTGGTTCACCACGGTGCGATAGGAGGTGACCTCGTCGCCGATGTGCGACAGGGCCTCCATGATGGGCAGGCGCAGACGCTTGTTGATCTGCGCGGCCGTGAGGTCGTTCGGCACCTCGAGATAGAGCGTCGCGGCCATCACACCGGCCGGCACGGCGAGGCTGAGGAAGCCCTGCAGCTGGGGGGTCACGCGATCATCCGCCTCCAGCAGCTCCTGCACCGTGGTCCAGATCGGAACGTCGGGCTGGGCTGGTGAGGACATGACGCTCCGGGATGGGGGATCGCGGAGGGTCGTCGTGGAACGCGCCCCCCTGTGGATAACTTCGGATGCCACGGTAGTCACCGTGGCCGGGAACGGCAACCTGGCCTGGGAAAGACGCGCGCGTGTTGCACGGACGTGCACCGCGGAGGTTGTGGATAATGGCTGTGCGGATCTCCCCGGCGGACGACCGGTCGAGCGCGCAGATTTGCTCTGTGCGCTGCCAAGACGTACCCTTAATCGGTTGACTTATGCCTGAACGGCAGTTCCCTATGTCTCCGGTCGAAACAGGTTCCGGTGGCAGCATTCCCGGAGTGATCCCATGAGCAAGCGCACCTTCCAGCCCAACAACCGTCGTCGCGCCAAGAAGCACGGCTTCCGCGCCCGTATGCGCACCCGCGCCGGCCGCGCCATCCTCTCGGCCCGCCGTGCGAAGGGCCGCACCGAGCTCTCCGCGTAATCCGCTGTGCTCGCCCGCCCGTTTCGTCTGACACGCGGGAGCGACTATCGACTGGTCGTTCGACGCGGATCGCGGTGTGGCGGGGCCCGGGTCGTCACCTCGATGCTGACGACCGGTGAGAGCAGAGCCGCGAGGTTCGGATTCATCATCAGCAAGCAGGTCGGCACCGCAGTGGTGCGCAATACCGTTCGGCGACGTTTGAAAGCCGTCTGTGCGGAGGCGCTCGCTCGGGTGCCAGAGGGCACGGATGTCGTCATCCGTGCCCTTCCTGCGTCTGCGTCCGCGAGCTACGACGAGCTCAGCGCCGACGTCAACCGCTGTCTCGGTCGGCTGTCCGCGGTGCGGGCATGACCGCCCTGCCGGCATCGTCCATCGGGACCGCCCACCTCCATTCGCACGACCTCGTGCGCAGCATCCCCCTCATCCCGCGGAATCTCGTGCTCGCATTCCTGACCGGGTACCGCAAGGTGATCTCGCCACTGTATGGAGATGTCTGTGCCTACTACCCCTCCTGTTCCGCTTACGCTGTAGGAGCGGTGCAACAGCACGGCGCGGTGAAGGGGGCTCTGCTCTCGGCATGGCGCATCCTCCGTTGCAATCCCTGGACTCGCGGTGGCGTCGATGACGTCCGTCCGCACGAACACTTCCGCCATGACCTGACCGCTCGCGGTTTCGTCGTCCCTGCCCGAAAGGATTGAACGGTGGGTCTAGACCTCCTGCTCGCCAGTACCACCCCCTCGCCGGAGCCCGCCTCCGGCGGTTTCGATCTGCTCGGGACCATCCTGTGGCCGCTCAAGTGGCTCGTCGAGATGGTGCTCGTCGCCTGGCACTGGC is a window from the Microbacterium sp. LWO14-1.2 genome containing:
- the recF gene encoding DNA replication/repair protein RecF; protein product: MIVEHLSLVDFRNYATAELALHKGPNVLVGRNGQGKTNLAEAVVFLATLGSHRVSSDAPMVRDGKEYAIIRARLSHGERRVLAEVQLNRQGSNKARINGSPSKTSELPRYAHVVLFAPEDLQIVRGDPSSRRRFADQLLIQRTPRLSAVLADYDRVLKQRTALLKSARARGIRGDALSTLDVWDDKLVALGSEIIAARQRLASDLQQPVSDAYTAIAGADHQPQLEWALSIRGGDPEEGEAATLIDDDGSLSLAKCAEMFRASLLAKRTQELDRGLTLTGPHRDDLILRVRGLPVKGYASHGESWSVALALRLASAELLRSESPAGDPVLILDDVFAELDADRRQRLASLTAGYEQVVVTAAVEEDIPEVLHAHVVRITAGTISDERDAAPGEDAPAAPETGEEADDD
- the rpmH gene encoding 50S ribosomal protein L34 gives rise to the protein MSKRTFQPNNRRRAKKHGFRARMRTRAGRAILSARRAKGRTELSA
- the dnaN gene encoding DNA polymerase III subunit beta codes for the protein MRFQVNRDVFSEAVSFVVKLLPQRNPQPILAGVLIEADDAGLTLSAFDYEASARTTIEATVETPGTILVHGRLLSDIASRLPNAPIEIAVEEDGGITVTCGSARFTLAAMPVEEYPSIPEVSGSSGVVPADDFGTAISQVGFAASRDDVTPVLTGVQLEVSGQSLSLVATDRYRVSLRDVPWDGETVESTALVPARTLLEVGKTFGHAGTIQVAFSGAGDREIIAFTAGNKTVTSLLIKGNFPPVRRLFPEQTDHYAVVNTADLVEAVRRVSLVLDRAAPLRFTFSSDSVTMDASGSEHARASESVDAILSGGDEVTLGLNPQYLIEALGAVKSEFVRVTFTSSDNANKLSPVLITSQTSVDQAGLDSFKYLLQPNLLLR
- the rnpA gene encoding ribonuclease P protein component yields the protein MLARPFRLTRGSDYRLVVRRGSRCGGARVVTSMLTTGESRAARFGFIISKQVGTAVVRNTVRRRLKAVCAEALARVPEGTDVVIRALPASASASYDELSADVNRCLGRLSAVRA
- a CDS encoding DciA family protein, coding for MTDAATAPASDAPETVATYLRLRGLQPSAKNWKRKRRVVTDDDNAPFTPGRDPGSLGAVLDKLSRDSGWQTTLAREDLVRQWGDLAGADTAKHSEPVSLERGLLTVKCDSTAWAKNLQYMRGTILTEIGRRYPDAGVENLRFIGPDVPSWKWGPRVVPGRGPRDTYG
- the dnaA gene encoding chromosomal replication initiator protein DnaA, which gives rise to MSSPAQPDVPIWTTVQELLEADDRVTPQLQGFLSLAVPAGVMAATLYLEVPNDLTAAQINKRLRLPIMEALSHIGDEVTSYRTVVNHELAEQPTAPIAVADFGRQEQVRIESPMEQAPTPMRHESRLNPKYTFDNFVIGQSNRFAHAAAVAVAEAPAKAYNPLFIYGDSGLGKTHLLHAIGDYAQSLYAGVKVRYVSSEEFTNDFINSIANNRGAAFQARYRDVDILLIDDIQFLQGRAETQEAFFHTFNTLHDHNKQVVITSDVAPKHLTGFEDRMRSRFEWGLITDVQAPDLETRIAILRKKAQSEALHIPDEVLEYIATVVSSNIRELEGALIRVSAFASLNRSALDISLAQTVLRDIVDTAEDNVISPTDIITATAQYFKLTVDDLYGSSRSQQIATARQIAMYLCRERTSLSLPKIGQLFGNRDHTTVMYAYKKISELMKERRSIYNQVTEITTQLGRR
- the yidD gene encoding membrane protein insertion efficiency factor YidD, whose translation is MTALPASSIGTAHLHSHDLVRSIPLIPRNLVLAFLTGYRKVISPLYGDVCAYYPSCSAYAVGAVQQHGAVKGALLSAWRILRCNPWTRGGVDDVRPHEHFRHDLTARGFVVPARKD